From a region of the Arachis ipaensis cultivar K30076 chromosome B09, Araip1.1, whole genome shotgun sequence genome:
- the LOC107617129 gene encoding snakin-2-like, translating to MALSKLLPVSLILSFLLLQHLIEDNQLVSSEGLHGSLTVERIDCNEACDVRCSKTSRPDLCKRACGTCCQRCNCVPPGYSGNQRACPCYYNQITHGGRRKCP from the exons ATGGCTCTCTCTAAGCTTTTACCTGTTTCCCTTAttctctcttttctccttctcCAGCACCTTATTGAAGACAATCAATTG GTATCTTCAGAGGGACTACATGGTTCTCTTACCGTTGAGAGGATAG ATTGCAATGAAGCATGTGACGTAAGATGCAGCAAAACATCACGGCCGGACCTATGCAAGAGAGCATGCGGAACATGCTGCCAACGATGCAACTGCGTTCCACCGGGCTATTCCGGCAACCAACGAGCGTGTCCTTGTTATTACAACCAAATCACCCATGGTGGCAGACGCAAGTGCCCTTAA